In Nomascus leucogenys isolate Asia chromosome 3, Asia_NLE_v1, whole genome shotgun sequence, the genomic window ctGGGTACGCACAGCCATAGCTACCGCTGTAGGccgccgcggcggcggcggcggcagctgcGGCGGCAGCGGCCGCGGCCGAGTTCCCGTAGCCGTAGGCGGGAAAACTGTTGTAGGAGTAGGCGCTGGCGCCCACGCTGTAGGGCGCGCCGTAGGCCTGCGCGCTGGGCGTGACGCACGGTTTGCCGTCCCGCACCAGCACCGGGACCGCCACgcggcgcggcggcggcgggggcgcgTGTGCGCCAAGCTCCAGAGACTTGTCCTGCCGCTGTCTCTTGCACTTGTACCTGCGATTCTGGAACCAGATTTTCACCTGCGTGGATGTGAGCTTCAGGCTGCTGGCGAGGTGCTCGCGCTCCGGTGCCGACAGGTACCGCTGCTGCTTGAACCTGCGTTCCAGCTCGAAGACCTGGGCTTGCGAGAAGAGGACCCGGGGCTTCCGGCGGCTGCGTGGCTTCGGCCTCTCGCTCTCCTCCGCCGCCTTGCAGTCTCCGGGCGCCTCTAGAGACTTCTTCAGCTGGCAGTTTTCTGCGGAAGAAGCAAACAACAGCGTCCTTAGCTGTTCCCGGCCGCACCGCGGCTCCTGTCCTGGAGCACCGTGACCCCTTTTGGTGGCTGCGCAGAGCGTGCGGTAGTAAATGGCTGGACTTTTGGGAACGTTTGTGGCTCCTGGCGCTGTGGGACCCTGCGACAGCCCCAGTACCCAAAGAACGCCCTTAGCAGGCGGAGGCGCGTTTCGTGGAGAGGGGTAGTTAGTgcgtgtttatttggatcttgaGCATCTGCGAGAGAAGAGATTACTCTGTATTAAATATGCGGCTCGACGTGCTAATGACTATTTTCAGGATGAAGGCTTGCAACTACATAATAACTACAGTATTTGCAAACTCGTTTGCCTTCTACTCCACCAAGGATAACTGAAGGTGTGAGGCCTGTTGGTATGAGTGGGCCGGTGGGCATGGGTTGCGCGAAAATCTGTTCTGAGTGTAACGCTTGTGCATGGCCCAgggacttgtgtgtgtgtgtgtgtgtggcttatAAAAGACTACATGCAAATGTGATGACAACGTCTGTGTGCCCTTTGAAAATGAAGTTTGATTGACTAGTTATAGACAGTTTCATGCCGATTTTAGGCTCTGGCAACTATGAGAGCATAGGCCTTGGCCTCTGCCACATCAAACCGCCTCTTGGGGAAAGACTGTGATTCTGTCCTCTTAAATACACGTCCTTGGGGACTTTATGTGATTATTCCATCTCCCTCTCAATTCACTTCCCGTCCGATGTTAGCAGCCAAGATCTCAGACTCAAGTTCGGCGCGTTTTCTATTCGGCCCGCAGCCTGGGACACAAAGCAAAACGTTACGGATTTTCAAAAAAGGCTGGAGCCTTAGGGATGTGAGAGCTATGGTCGCGCGGAATAGACATTGTTCCCACGCACTTTCCGATCATCTCCTCTCCCTTTACCGAGTGCCACGGGTTCAAGGACGCTGAGCTCCaagcagagaagggaggaaaccGCCCAGCTGGCCTCCACCAAAGTTCCTGCCCCTGCGGGTGCGAGAGACACAGGCTGCTTGGGCTGTCTTTTCGGAGAAGAAGGGGTGGCTGCCCTGGGCTAAGAGAACTCATCTCACCCTAGAGGGAAAATGAAAAAGGTCCAGGCTCCTGCCCTTTTTGGGGGAAGAGCCTTTTGGGAGGGGGTGGAAGAGCAAAACTACTGCCAGTTATGAGGACCCAGGCGCTGAGCCCACGTCGTCTCTCAGCATCAGGGCAGCAGTAACCACCTTACCTTCCCTCATTTCCCCCTCTTGGGGGGAGTAGTTGTCAGGGTCACCTACTCCTTGTCTCTCCACCCTGGCTCCCTTGCAGGTACCTGCGCTTTGTGGAGCTGTCGGTGACCAGGGCGGAGGCATGGCCCCAGCCAAAGGGTAAAGGGGTGGGCAGCTGCGCTGGCAAGGTTTGTGGGCTGTTTGTGTGCGCTCTGCCATTGCTCCAGGTGTGCGGGTGCGTTTTTCTTTCCCCCTCTACTCACTTTGGCTCCGGTCCCTCACGACCTCGGGCTCCTCTTCATGTTCCTTGGGCCCGCTGCACGAGTCTCGCAGGACCGTGTGGACATAGCCCTGGGGACACAGCCCTGAATCCCCGTGGCCGTCGGCTGCGGCTAGTGAGTTCAAATAG contains:
- the NKX2-3 gene encoding homeobox protein Nkx-2.3 translates to MMLPSPVTSTPFSVKDILNLEQQQQHFHGAHLQADLEHHFHSAPCMLAAAEGTQFSDGGEEDEEDEGEKLSYLNSLAAADGHGDSGLCPQGYVHTVLRDSCSGPKEHEEEPEVVRDRSQKNCQLKKSLEAPGDCKAAEESERPKPRSRRKPRVLFSQAQVFELERRFKQQRYLSAPEREHLASSLKLTSTQVKIWFQNRRYKCKRQRQDKSLELGAHAPPPPPRRVAVPVLVRDGKPCVTPSAQAYGAPYSVGASAYSYNSFPAYGYGNSAAAAAAAAAAAAAAAAYSGSYGCAYPAGGGGSGGTSAATTAMQPACSAAGGGPFVNVSNLGGFGSGGGAQPLHQGTAAGAACSQGTLQGIRAW